A DNA window from Paenibacillus andongensis contains the following coding sequences:
- a CDS encoding AAA family ATPase, with protein sequence METATHHHLEVLARLKANLESCILGKSSEIELLLTAMLAGGHVLLEDVPGTGKTVLIKALARSIDGQFRRIQCNPDLLPSDITGVSIYHPKEEKFLFRSGPIMTNILLVDEINRATTKTQSALLEAMEEQHITVDGDIHELPSPFMMLATQNPIDFEGTYILPEAQLDRFMMKLSLGYPSEAAEKQMITSQSKVHPMEALQAIMDTSQVLAIQEQVRHVHLDEAVADYLVNITRKTRDHQAVFLGASPRATLSLVLASKSFAFLHGRDYVIPDDIKYLAPYVLGHRMILHSEARMDGATVSSVLGAIFEQVRVPVRLEK encoded by the coding sequence ATGGAAACTGCCACCCATCATCATTTAGAAGTTCTAGCTAGATTGAAAGCGAATTTGGAATCATGCATTCTTGGCAAGAGCTCTGAGATTGAATTGCTGCTAACTGCGATGCTGGCTGGTGGGCATGTTTTACTTGAAGATGTGCCGGGTACAGGCAAGACTGTGTTGATTAAAGCGCTAGCTCGATCCATAGATGGTCAATTTCGCCGCATTCAATGCAATCCGGATCTATTACCTTCCGATATAACAGGTGTTTCTATATATCATCCCAAAGAAGAGAAGTTCCTGTTCCGTTCAGGACCGATTATGACGAACATTTTGCTTGTCGATGAAATTAATCGGGCAACAACCAAGACACAATCAGCTTTGCTGGAAGCAATGGAAGAACAACATATCACCGTCGATGGTGATATACACGAGCTTCCTTCACCATTTATGATGCTGGCAACCCAGAACCCGATTGACTTCGAAGGTACATATATTTTGCCTGAAGCGCAGCTTGATCGATTCATGATGAAGCTTAGTCTTGGTTATCCAAGTGAAGCCGCCGAGAAGCAGATGATTACGTCCCAAAGCAAAGTGCATCCGATGGAGGCACTGCAGGCGATCATGGATACATCTCAGGTGCTAGCCATCCAGGAACAGGTTCGTCATGTCCACTTGGATGAAGCAGTAGCCGATTATTTAGTGAACATAACAAGAAAAACACGTGATCATCAGGCCGTATTCCTCGGAGCTAGTCCTAGGGCAACGCTTTCCTTGGTTTTAGCTTCCAAATCCTTTGCATTCCTCCATGGAAGAGACTATGTGATTCCTGATGATATTAAATACCTTGCTCCATATGTTCTTGGTCATCGAATGATTCTTCATTCCGAAGCCCGTATGGACGGAGCCACGGTTTCTTCAGTTCTCGGCGCGATTTTCGAGCAAGTACGCGTGCCGGTACGATTGGAGAAGTGA
- a CDS encoding DUF58 domain-containing protein → MNRPVFKRFGELPRFPAALWLLISCFTASLLFLLFQGGKLASMLFIIITLLSAYLLSGNWSGIKRAQGSRKLTNVGQETQIEAGQSLQIGIGVQIPGFWPIPYMMIKDQLIRQNGEETIFEGSIVPDWKRRGELLYSTPPLRRGYYRFGTTECLTEDIFGFFQHKGRLELQQPITVYPQTVAIREWAQFHQMLKGMQHHSTTTRAHRETTQINGVREYIYGDRLSRIHWNATAKTGTWKSKEFERESLPKTIILLDRNARAYRDAAEFELAVSVAASLFRYGASRDLALGLLSIGKESSYFEPKQSQNHHKQIIQHLVGVEADGYHSLHQIIKERSREWPAGCFFVLISPQKGSAMIQVIHHLEHLQMNPCHIWVHTKSNHTFKPQGADMEGNHDDWIKAIRSQGYMGYEVSQLTDLPNLLGGAKRYA, encoded by the coding sequence ATGAATCGACCGGTATTCAAACGATTCGGGGAACTTCCCCGGTTTCCGGCAGCTTTATGGCTACTTATTTCTTGTTTCACCGCTAGTTTATTGTTCCTGCTATTTCAAGGTGGGAAGCTGGCCTCTATGCTTTTTATCATTATCACTTTATTGTCGGCCTATTTACTTTCTGGCAACTGGAGTGGAATTAAACGTGCGCAAGGTTCACGCAAGCTTACAAATGTAGGGCAAGAAACGCAAATAGAAGCTGGGCAATCGCTGCAGATCGGTATTGGGGTGCAGATTCCGGGATTCTGGCCTATTCCTTATATGATGATTAAAGATCAGCTTATTCGACAGAATGGGGAAGAGACGATTTTCGAAGGCTCCATAGTTCCGGATTGGAAACGTAGAGGCGAATTGCTTTACAGTACACCTCCATTAAGAAGAGGGTATTATCGCTTTGGGACAACGGAGTGCCTAACCGAGGATATTTTTGGCTTCTTTCAGCATAAAGGACGATTAGAGCTTCAACAGCCAATCACTGTGTATCCACAAACGGTAGCTATACGGGAATGGGCACAATTTCATCAAATGCTTAAAGGCATGCAGCATCACTCTACAACGACGCGAGCACATCGTGAAACGACGCAAATTAATGGTGTCCGTGAATATATTTATGGGGACCGCTTATCACGTATACATTGGAATGCTACGGCAAAGACAGGTACATGGAAATCCAAAGAATTCGAGCGAGAATCCCTTCCCAAGACGATTATTTTATTGGATCGGAATGCCCGTGCTTATCGCGACGCTGCGGAATTTGAATTGGCGGTATCTGTTGCGGCTTCCTTATTTCGCTATGGAGCAAGTCGTGACTTGGCGCTTGGATTACTCTCGATTGGGAAGGAATCCTCTTACTTTGAGCCGAAGCAAAGTCAGAATCATCACAAGCAAATCATACAGCATTTGGTCGGTGTAGAGGCAGATGGTTATCACTCTCTTCACCAAATCATCAAGGAACGCTCAAGGGAATGGCCGGCAGGCTGCTTCTTTGTACTTATTTCTCCGCAAAAGGGCTCAGCGATGATACAGGTGATTCATCACCTGGAACATCTTCAGATGAATCCATGCCATATCTGGGTTCATACAAAGTCAAACCATACATTCAAACCGCAAGGAGCGGACATGGAAGGCAATCATGATGATTGGATAAAGGCGATTCGCTCGCAAGGTTATATGGGTTATGAGGTTAGTCAGTTGACGGACTTGCCTAACCTGTTGGGAGGGGCGAAACGTTATGCCTAA